In one Mucilaginibacter sp. PAMB04168 genomic region, the following are encoded:
- a CDS encoding outer membrane beta-barrel protein: MKNSAWYSKLWRSKLDKLPVKSDAGAAWTVMQQRLDAHLPVNPITTAAPAAKSLIAKIITMAGYVLPAAAMIGTATWFAVKPPAKQKAVVKVQKKYEYRSKGDSAQSKLLLTDSSTLNGALQTDSSIGNIQSIDSIPASYNNLKSRQDSADESITTSKNNSANSLHTPVSLKEAHDKVSLFNKTKAPVSKGTYDPNSKPGNSGRAVQAGGATQRRLSGSPYSSRVNNKQNSINAAVLKTGVYKDKESVFRAERIGTGVKENHEELKSYPLKGSGSSSSQSAGQDFLIVSDEALHSKITGNRSLLIADGKPELKTTAINDKSTAAKTKSKRLKPQKEKTIQPILTPTANYGFETGINVAGKISGFYVGVAGNYALTNRWVIGVALRYNSPRTLSGSYTHPSFFQPDSSSAFSINDSRKLQVIDLPLTLGYRVNNFISLKAGAVVSFAGKQSSVSTRLGTVAGFRDTLRRSKTIDSVFKSTVVSSKVNLGFTAGMSITIKQFNIDARYLALPAYKVRNSMGGYTQSYSPFQVGISYWLKSGKK; encoded by the coding sequence ATGAAAAATTCAGCATGGTATAGTAAACTTTGGCGTAGCAAGCTGGATAAGTTGCCTGTTAAAAGCGATGCGGGCGCAGCCTGGACTGTTATGCAACAACGGTTGGATGCACATTTGCCTGTAAATCCAATAACTACAGCTGCCCCGGCTGCAAAATCCCTTATTGCCAAAATTATCACAATGGCCGGTTATGTATTGCCTGCTGCCGCCATGATAGGCACGGCAACTTGGTTTGCCGTAAAACCGCCGGCTAAGCAAAAGGCCGTAGTTAAAGTGCAAAAGAAATACGAGTACCGTTCAAAGGGTGATTCAGCACAGAGCAAGCTTTTATTAACCGACAGTAGTACTCTTAACGGAGCATTGCAAACCGATAGTAGTATCGGTAATATCCAATCTATTGATAGTATTCCAGCAAGTTACAACAATTTGAAAAGCAGGCAAGATTCTGCCGACGAAAGTATAACTACCTCAAAGAACAATTCAGCAAATAGCTTGCATACACCGGTTAGCCTAAAGGAAGCGCATGACAAGGTTAGTTTGTTTAATAAAACAAAGGCTCCGGTATCAAAAGGCACTTATGATCCAAATAGTAAACCGGGCAATTCTGGGAGAGCGGTACAGGCAGGAGGGGCAACTCAAAGACGTTTATCTGGCAGTCCGTATTCATCGCGTGTTAATAACAAGCAGAACAGCATCAATGCAGCCGTCTTAAAAACAGGCGTTTATAAAGATAAGGAAAGTGTATTTAGGGCTGAGAGGATTGGGACGGGTGTGAAAGAAAATCATGAAGAGCTTAAGTCCTACCCCCTTAAAGGAAGCGGCTCAAGCAGTTCGCAAAGTGCAGGTCAGGACTTTTTAATAGTTAGTGACGAAGCCCTGCACAGTAAAATTACCGGAAATAGATCTTTGCTGATAGCTGACGGAAAGCCGGAATTAAAAACAACCGCCATAAACGACAAAAGTACCGCAGCTAAAACCAAATCCAAAAGGTTAAAACCTCAAAAGGAAAAAACAATTCAACCAATACTTACTCCGACCGCTAACTACGGGTTTGAAACCGGGATTAACGTAGCCGGTAAAATTAGTGGCTTTTATGTTGGTGTAGCCGGTAATTATGCATTAACCAATCGTTGGGTTATTGGCGTTGCATTGCGTTACAACAGTCCGCGAACATTGTCGGGCAGCTACACGCATCCCAGCTTTTTTCAGCCCGACTCTTCATCAGCCTTCTCCATAAACGATTCTCGAAAATTACAGGTAATTGATTTGCCGCTTACGCTTGGGTATAGAGTAAACAACTTTATTAGCCTTAAAGCCGGCGCGGTAGTTAGTTTTGCCGGTAAGCAAAGCAGTGTATCAACCAGGTTAGGCACGGTTGCTGGTTTCAGGGATACGCTTCGGCGGAGCAAGACCATTGATTCGGTATTTAAAAGTACGGTTGTTAGCAGTAAAGTTAATTTAGGTTTTACAGCAGGCATGAGTATCACTATTAAGCAGTTTAACATTGATGCACGTTACCTAGCCCTGCCTGCTTACAAAGTGCGCAACAGTATGGGTGGCTATACCCAATCGTACAGTCCGTTCCAAGTTGGTATAAGTTACTGGCTAAAGTCTGGAAAGAAATAA